GCCAGGGATGATGTAAAACAGCTTATAAATGATGATTTAATGGCATTTTATAATTGTGAATGACATATTAATAACATAAAAGATTTCAAAAAGATAAAAATGCCGTTTAATTCAGATGAACCAAACGAACATTTAAATTCATTCTTTTGAGGCGTTTTCCTTAAGCGAGCAAAACTTATGGGAAGCGTCCTTTTTGTGTGAATTGGTAATCTCAGCATAAATCTTTAAAGACGTATTTTTAAAAAACTGTATTAGGTAAGCGGCGCATAAATAGGGTGATTGATAAAAATGAGTAATATTAATAGTTGCATGGAAGTAAGTGGTTTAAAATTCTCTGAAGGTGAAAATGCTGTTCATTTAGATTTAAGTGAAGGCGAATACCCTTTTTTAGATGATGGAAAAAGCTTTAACAAAGATTATTTTGAAAGGATTCATAACAATGCAATTCAAATTTTACAAGATTTGTTTCAACAAAGTAATACTATTGATATAGTTCTTTTATATTATTTATATGGGGACTCATTTAAAAAAACTAGGTTCAAAGAAAAGTTTAGTTATTTCAATAATAACGAAATACCAGATTTTAAAGAATATATTAATGATGAAGGCATCCAATGTTATATTTTTTCTTATAAAAATAAGACATTGAAGGATTTAAATTATAAAAAATTAGTGCGAGCAATTTCCAATCAAGATTTTAAGGGTTTATTCCCAACAATTAATCAAAAAGACAATTACTTAGATATATATTTAATGGATAGTAAAAGAGGCATATTATTTCACTTGTATGATGATAGAGGGCTGTGGCTATATTTTCTAAATAAGCAGTCATATAAAATTTATTCTCAAAAATACAGCAACCTCTTGTTTGATGTAAGTCATGAAATGGATTAAAGTTTATTTAAAATTAATAATACTAATTTTATTATCGGTATTTATATATTTGAATTATAATTGCAAGTATGAAAAAAGTAAAATAGCAGTTCTAGATACAGGTGTTGAAAAGAAAGCTATTAAAAGCAAAGTAATATCTCGTAATTTTACTCTTGACAATAACTGGAATAGCGTACATGCTAATAAAGTTTCAAAAATTATAGAATATGAAGCAGATATAGTTATTTACGATGCTAAAGTTTTGAACCGTCATGGTAACGGAAGA
Above is a genomic segment from Staphylococcus delphini containing:
- a CDS encoding DUF3885 domain-containing protein translates to MSNINSCMEVSGLKFSEGENAVHLDLSEGEYPFLDDGKSFNKDYFERIHNNAIQILQDLFQQSNTIDIVLLYYLYGDSFKKTRFKEKFSYFNNNEIPDFKEYINDEGIQCYIFSYKNKTLKDLNYKKLVRAISNQDFKGLFPTINQKDNYLDIYLMDSKRGILFHLYDDRGLWLYFLNKQSYKIYSQKYSNLLFDVSHEMD